Part of the Pirellulales bacterium genome is shown below.
ACGCAGCGGAAAATGGCGGTTGACGACTTCGTGAAAGTCGGCCGGCGAGGTCACGCGGCAGGCATAGGTGCGAAACTCGCGCGCACCGGGCCGCCCTTGCGCGTAGCAGCAGGCAAACTTGCGCATCAGCACCGTGCCCTGGTCGACGCCAAACCGCGCGACCACCAGGTCGTAGTGATGCAGCAACAATTGCTGTTCCTCGCTGGGCGTAAGATCGGGCGGAATTGGCAACCCGGCCAGCGCCGCTGCGACCTGCCGGAACAACCACGGTTTGCCCAGCGCGGCCCTCGCAATCATCACTCCATCGACCGGATACCGATTGAGCCGCTCTACGGCGCGCTCGGCGCTCGTCAGATCGCCATTGCCGATCAGGGGAATCCGCCGCAGATGCTCTTTGATGTCGGCGATCCGGTCCCAGTCGGCCTGACCTTGGAAAAACTCCTGCGCCGTGCGGCCGTGCACCGTCAGCGCGGCCGCGCCGGCTTGTTCGACGACGCGGGCAACATCGGCGGCATTGACCGAGTTTCGCGTGCAGCCCAGGCGAATCTTGGCGGTCACGGGGGTCGGCCGACAGGCCTCGACGACGCGCTCGACGATGCGCCCCACGCGCTCCGGATCGCGCAGCAGGTACGAGCCGCTGTGGGCCTTCTCGGTCACCTGCTTCACGGGACAACCGAAATTGATGTCGACAACGCTCACACGGAATTCATGCGCCAGCCGCGCGCCGACCGCCGCCAACGTCGGCGGATCGTTGTCCCAGATCTGCACGGCCAAGGGCCGCGGTTCGTCCTTTACGCCCCAGAGGCGGTCCGGGAACTCTCCGGAGTGCTCCTCGTTCTCGAGGAAGCCTTTGGCGCTGATCATCTCGGTCGCTTGCAGGCCGGCGCCGCCGAACTCGCGCACGATCTGGCGATAGGCGTAGTTTGTAAAGCCCGCCATCGGCGCTTGTAGCACCGGTGGATCGACCAGGACCGGGCCGATCATCAGCGGCGCGCGCCGCGGCACCGGCGGCACGTGGGCAGAGCTTTGCGAGTCCGGGGGAAGAGCGATCGACATAGCAACTTATTGAATCTGCAAGCGCAAATTGCCGCAAGCCGGCGTCTATTCAGGGCCGGTCTCGCGTCCTACAATCGCCGCCCATGACGCCCGCACCGATCGAGTTCGAACGCGCTGGGAATGTGGCGGTGCTCCGCCTCAACCGCCCGCAGGTGGCCAACGCGCTCGATCGCGGCTTGGTCGCCGCATTGGCCCGCCACCTCGACGCGATCGCCGACGACGACGCCCTGCGTGCCGTTGTCTTGTGCGGAGCCGGCCGCGGATTTTGCGCGGGCGCCGACCTGCGTGAACTGGCCGCTTGCACGCCGGCCGAGGCCACGGAGCTGGAATTGGCGTTTGCCGGAGTGTTCGACCGTCTGGCGGCGCTCGATCGTCCGACGATCGCTGCCATCCACGGCTATGCCGTGGGCGGCGGGTTTTTCCTGTCGCTGTATTGCGATCTGCGGATCGTCGCCACGGGCACCCAGCTCGGGTTTCCCGAGGCCGCGCAGCAGTGGCTCCCACCTTGGGCGT
Proteins encoded:
- the dusB gene encoding tRNA dihydrouridine synthase DusB — translated: MSIALPPDSQSSAHVPPVPRRAPLMIGPVLVDPPVLQAPMAGFTNYAYRQIVREFGGAGLQATEMISAKGFLENEEHSGEFPDRLWGVKDEPRPLAVQIWDNDPPTLAAVGARLAHEFRVSVVDINFGCPVKQVTEKAHSGSYLLRDPERVGRIVERVVEACRPTPVTAKIRLGCTRNSVNAADVARVVEQAGAAALTVHGRTAQEFFQGQADWDRIADIKEHLRRIPLIGNGDLTSAERAVERLNRYPVDGVMIARAALGKPWLFRQVAAALAGLPIPPDLTPSEEQQLLLHHYDLVVARFGVDQGTVLMRKFACCYAQGRPGAREFRTYACRVTSPADFHEVVNRHFPLRRARRQLRDGFPDAAEGCTEVPGDCTTDDDARD
- a CDS encoding enoyl-CoA hydratase/isomerase family protein, whose amino-acid sequence is MTPAPIEFERAGNVAVLRLNRPQVANALDRGLVAALARHLDAIADDDALRAVVLCGAGRGFCAGADLRELAACTPAEATELELAFAGVFDRLAALDRPTIAAIHGYAVGGGFFLSLYCDLRIVATGTQLGFPEAAQQWLPPWALSRLAAWVGPARAEQLVLVAGRFDAAQGATWGLVDQLVAPDELLPRALEVARRVASAKPPVVAEARRFFGQLRGQPHDVWDRISATAFARGFASPTAQAALDSFNKPQS